One stretch of Roseimicrobium sp. ORNL1 DNA includes these proteins:
- a CDS encoding tetratricopeptide repeat protein — protein MDELAKGDYADCHPGDDTIVLRPGVAARVQQFTGIHYKSFLSRFFEWMASIVKYRRIPHKEFWCLKNGLDRVGKLLQSNAASAWSSEETRRWATHTRALVEAAVQRKVGWPTSYVANKMALLLDSPGNRPIAWTLASLSLSSCEQENGSDHVETGTVLFNLGFIASKAGAIEETEVYLRRAWPILMKAHGARHEAVGRLLEELGKLCLITKRSPEAEEFFEEALEIEKQCHGVASPVGARRLRELAKARRISGKLENATALFEQARDIFMAIKGPNDVEVAETWLEMGYMHGHAKRSSDAVNAYKKAEDIFLFTLGPEHSSTRWASGMRLAEEQDANAGVEAG, from the coding sequence ATGGATGAACTCGCCAAAGGTGACTATGCAGACTGTCATCCCGGGGACGATACCATCGTCTTGAGGCCGGGTGTGGCTGCGAGGGTACAGCAATTCACGGGGATTCATTACAAGAGTTTCCTCTCGCGTTTCTTCGAGTGGATGGCTTCAATCGTGAAGTATCGGCGAATCCCCCACAAAGAATTCTGGTGTTTGAAGAATGGCTTGGACCGGGTCGGAAAGCTCCTACAGTCGAATGCAGCCAGCGCTTGGTCGTCTGAGGAAACGCGCAGGTGGGCTACCCATACGCGTGCGCTCGTGGAGGCGGCTGTACAGCGAAAGGTGGGATGGCCGACCTCTTATGTTGCGAACAAAATGGCGTTGCTGCTGGATTCTCCCGGGAATCGTCCCATAGCGTGGACGCTGGCCAGCCTTTCTTTGAGCTCGTGTGAACAGGAAAATGGTTCGGACCATGTCGAGACGGGGACTGTATTGTTCAACTTGGGGTTCATCGCTTCCAAAGCTGGAGCCATCGAGGAAACGGAAGTATATCTTCGCCGTGCGTGGCCGATACTCATGAAAGCTCACGGAGCGCGGCATGAGGCGGTGGGTCGGCTGCTTGAGGAACTGGGGAAGCTATGCCTCATCACAAAGAGAAGCCCTGAGGCCGAGGAGTTCTTTGAGGAGGCGCTGGAGATTGAAAAACAATGTCATGGAGTGGCCAGTCCGGTCGGCGCTCGTCGCTTGCGAGAACTGGCAAAGGCCCGTCGAATATCGGGGAAGCTGGAGAATGCTACCGCTCTTTTTGAACAAGCGCGGGATATCTTCATGGCGATCAAGGGACCCAACGACGTCGAGGTGGCAGAAACCTGGCTGGAGATGGGCTACATGCACGGCCACGCGAAGCGCAGCAGCGATGCCGTGAATGCCTACAAAAAGGCGGAAGACATTTTTCTGTTCACATTGGGGCCCGAGCACTCGTCAACCCGTTGGGCATCGGGAATGCGGTTGGCTGAAGAGCAGGATGCGAATGCTGGCGTGGAGGCGGGATGA
- a CDS encoding IS5 family transposase: MGAAEKAAHKNGGAQVNQGGRPRTDLGLLLDALFYRLRNAGPWRDLPERFGPYSTIHGWHSRWAKEGLWFKILEVFTRRVRGPVRLVDGTHILVHQCAANPAGGAAAQAMGKTRGGRNTKLMALTDARGRLVNTALIEGQAYEGRHVVNLIRVGCNLRIVGDKGFDDDKLRDTLRALGHQPCFPTKKNRKHQVRIPKKLYRTRYRVENFFCRLKRWGCTATRRDKLAQNFLSLIHFAAVIDWLRS, translated from the coding sequence GAGCCGCTGAAAAAGCGGCTCACAAAAATGGTGGTGCCCAGGTAAATCAAGGCGGGCGGCCTCGCACCGACTTGGGCCTGTTATTGGACGCCCTGTTCTATCGCCTGCGCAACGCAGGGCCCTGGCGTGACCTTCCAGAGCGGTTCGGGCCGTACTCCACCATTCACGGCTGGCACAGCCGCTGGGCCAAGGAGGGCCTTTGGTTCAAAATCCTGGAGGTCTTCACGCGCCGAGTCCGCGGTCCGGTGCGCTTGGTGGATGGCACTCACATCCTGGTGCACCAATGTGCGGCCAATCCCGCTGGCGGTGCTGCCGCACAAGCCATGGGAAAGACGCGTGGTGGACGCAACACCAAGCTCATGGCTCTGACCGATGCCCGAGGTCGCTTGGTCAACACAGCTCTCATTGAAGGACAGGCTTACGAAGGACGTCATGTGGTCAATCTAATCAGAGTGGGATGTAATCTGCGCATCGTGGGGGACAAGGGTTTTGATGATGACAAACTTCGCGACACACTACGCGCCTTGGGTCATCAACCGTGCTTCCCCACCAAGAAGAACCGCAAACACCAGGTGCGCATCCCCAAGAAACTCTACCGCACTCGATACCGGGTGGAGAACTTCTTCTGCCGCTTGAAGCGATGGGGCTGCACCGCCACCCGTCGTGACAAGCTCGCTCAGAACTTCCTGTCCCTTATTCACTTCGCCGCAGTGATTGACTGGCTAAGGTCCTAA
- a CDS encoding PQQ-binding-like beta-propeller repeat protein, translating to MTSDASPNPDSVPSPSQAHYKPLRVWPALILVVVIVLCRYVPPFIEGASSQYWYVPVFFPLLGSVLMLIWWLAASRARWFERLIGLFGFLVAGAVIVLLSHASMRGMISTYLTVPLGMVGLGLGALLYRARPPKQRVSGVLACSALAMSLTLLLQSHGITGDYVFDFHSRWSSAPGAGAWAENNAGAPKTPGAAAAIDAALATAEWPGFRGADRMGHAKAPKLATDWKANPPKLLWKKAVGAGWSSFAVAGPYAFADEQRGPHEVVACYDLATGNEVWTHQREARFDEPMGGPGPRATPTLADGAVFTASATGVLQRLKAGTGEVVWQQDFKKLSGREPLPMWGYSASPLVVNSLVIVYAGGAGDKGVMAFDAATGEARWSVACGPESYSSPQLSKVLGEDTLLMLTNDGLLLLDPTTGKVRLNYEWKFNGYRALQPTVVGEDVILLPTPMSEGTRAIRVSKKDDQLTAEELWTSRHLKTDFAELIAHKGHLYGVDGSMFSCIDLETGKRTWKDGRYGKGQALLLETTDQILIAAEDGRVVLLQADPTAHKELTSFQALKGKTWNHPVIVGDKLLVRNGTEAACYALPLAP from the coding sequence ATGACTTCAGATGCCTCGCCCAATCCAGATTCGGTCCCTTCACCATCTCAGGCGCACTACAAACCGTTGCGCGTCTGGCCGGCGCTGATACTTGTGGTCGTCATCGTGCTGTGCCGGTACGTGCCTCCGTTCATCGAAGGCGCGAGCAGCCAGTATTGGTATGTGCCGGTCTTCTTCCCGTTGCTGGGCAGCGTCTTGATGCTGATCTGGTGGCTGGCGGCGAGTCGGGCCAGATGGTTCGAGAGGCTCATCGGCCTGTTCGGATTCCTCGTGGCTGGAGCGGTCATCGTCCTGCTGAGTCATGCGTCCATGCGAGGCATGATCAGCACGTATCTGACGGTGCCGCTCGGCATGGTCGGACTCGGATTGGGAGCCCTTCTCTACCGCGCCAGGCCGCCGAAGCAACGCGTCTCCGGCGTGCTTGCCTGTTCCGCACTCGCGATGTCCCTCACGCTGCTGTTGCAGAGCCATGGCATCACGGGCGACTACGTGTTTGATTTCCATTCGCGCTGGTCTTCGGCTCCGGGCGCAGGCGCGTGGGCGGAAAACAACGCCGGCGCGCCCAAGACGCCCGGCGCCGCCGCGGCCATCGATGCCGCCCTCGCCACCGCCGAGTGGCCGGGCTTCCGCGGTGCGGACCGCATGGGGCATGCGAAGGCGCCGAAGCTGGCGACGGACTGGAAGGCCAATCCACCCAAGCTGCTCTGGAAAAAAGCCGTGGGCGCAGGCTGGTCCTCCTTTGCCGTGGCGGGGCCGTATGCTTTCGCCGATGAACAACGCGGCCCGCACGAGGTCGTGGCCTGCTACGACCTCGCGACGGGCAACGAGGTCTGGACTCACCAACGCGAAGCCCGGTTCGACGAACCGATGGGTGGCCCCGGCCCGCGCGCCACACCGACGCTCGCCGATGGCGCGGTATTCACCGCAAGCGCCACGGGAGTGTTGCAGCGATTGAAGGCGGGCACGGGCGAAGTGGTCTGGCAGCAGGACTTCAAGAAACTCTCCGGACGCGAGCCGCTCCCGATGTGGGGCTACTCGGCATCGCCCCTGGTGGTGAACTCACTGGTCATCGTCTATGCGGGCGGGGCAGGGGACAAAGGCGTGATGGCATTCGACGCCGCGACGGGAGAAGCGCGTTGGTCCGTGGCTTGTGGTCCCGAGTCGTACAGCTCACCGCAACTCAGCAAGGTGCTCGGTGAAGACACCCTACTCATGCTCACGAACGATGGACTCCTCCTGCTCGACCCGACCACCGGCAAGGTGCGGCTGAACTACGAGTGGAAGTTCAACGGCTACCGCGCCTTGCAACCGACGGTCGTGGGCGAGGACGTCATCTTGCTGCCCACGCCGATGTCGGAAGGAACCCGTGCCATTCGTGTGAGCAAGAAGGACGATCAACTCACGGCTGAAGAACTCTGGACCTCCAGGCACCTGAAGACCGACTTCGCCGAACTCATCGCGCACAAGGGCCATCTCTACGGTGTCGATGGATCCATGTTCAGTTGCATTGATCTCGAGACTGGAAAGCGCACGTGGAAAGACGGACGCTACGGCAAGGGTCAGGCCCTGCTCCTGGAGACCACGGACCAGATCCTGATTGCTGCGGAAGACGGTCGCGTGGTGTTGCTGCAAGCCGATCCCACGGCTCACAAGGAGCTCACCTCTTTCCAGGCCCTCAAAGGCAAGACCTGGAATCATCCCGTGATCGTCGGCGACAAGCTGCTCGTGCGTAATGGAACCGAAGCCGCGTGCTATGCGCTGCCGCTTGCTCCGTGA
- a CDS encoding RNA polymerase sigma factor codes for MEHVRETLDALYRAESGRILATLIRLLGDFDLAEDAMQDAFAAAAEQWVKGGVPANPRAWLISTGRFKAIDALRRRARFDASQEKIAAEFEAGSSSGDAAGLAGAGEGAEVEDDRLRLIFTCCHPALAPEGRVGLTLREVCGLTTEEIARAFLIPPPTLAQRIVRAKTKIREARIPYQVPSLEELPDRLDTVLQVVYLVFNEGYAASSGAVLTRADLSGEAVRLGRLLLALLPEPEVMGLLALMLLQESRRAARTSLTGELILLEDQDRSQWNREYIAEGVTLVERALLSRRFGPYTLQAAIAAVHSEATEASATDWPQIVALYSVLARAAPSPVVELNRAVAVAMRDGPEAGLAMIDAILARGELTGYYLAHSARADLCRRLGRSAEARASYERALALTQSEPERRFLVKRLQELG; via the coding sequence ATGGAACACGTGCGCGAAACTCTGGATGCCCTCTACCGCGCCGAATCCGGCCGCATCCTTGCCACCCTCATCCGGCTCCTCGGCGATTTCGACCTGGCGGAGGATGCGATGCAGGATGCGTTTGCAGCGGCTGCGGAGCAGTGGGTTAAGGGTGGGGTGCCGGCGAATCCGCGAGCGTGGTTGATTTCCACGGGAAGGTTCAAGGCGATTGATGCGCTGCGGCGCAGGGCGCGGTTCGATGCGTCGCAGGAGAAGATTGCGGCAGAATTCGAAGCGGGCTCGTCCTCGGGTGATGCGGCGGGCCTGGCTGGGGCAGGTGAAGGCGCTGAGGTGGAGGACGATCGGTTGCGATTGATCTTTACCTGCTGCCATCCTGCGCTGGCGCCGGAGGGGCGGGTGGGGCTGACGCTGCGCGAGGTGTGCGGGCTCACGACGGAGGAGATTGCCCGCGCCTTCCTCATCCCGCCGCCCACGCTGGCGCAACGGATCGTGCGGGCGAAGACGAAGATTCGCGAGGCGCGCATCCCGTATCAGGTGCCGTCCCTGGAGGAACTTCCGGACCGGCTGGATACGGTGCTGCAGGTGGTCTATCTGGTGTTCAACGAGGGGTATGCCGCATCGTCAGGAGCGGTGCTGACGCGGGCGGACCTTTCGGGGGAAGCCGTCCGGCTGGGACGCTTGCTGCTCGCCTTGCTGCCGGAGCCGGAGGTGATGGGGCTGCTTGCGCTGATGCTCCTGCAGGAGTCGCGTCGCGCGGCCCGGACCTCACTCACGGGAGAGTTGATTCTCCTGGAGGATCAGGACCGCTCGCAGTGGAATCGTGAGTACATCGCGGAAGGTGTGACGCTGGTGGAGCGAGCTCTGCTCTCGCGGAGGTTCGGCCCGTACACGCTGCAGGCGGCGATTGCTGCGGTGCATTCCGAAGCCACCGAAGCCTCGGCGACCGACTGGCCGCAAATTGTGGCGCTCTACAGCGTGCTGGCCCGCGCGGCCCCATCCCCCGTGGTGGAATTGAACCGTGCCGTGGCTGTGGCCATGCGCGATGGACCGGAGGCGGGCCTGGCGATGATTGATGCCATCCTCGCGCGCGGCGAACTTACCGGGTACTACCTTGCCCACTCCGCACGCGCGGACCTATGTCGTCGTCTGGGTCGCAGTGCCGAGGCACGCGCCTCCTATGAGCGAGCCCTGGCTCTTACGCAGTCGGAGCCGGAGCGGCGTTTCCTGGTGAAGCGGCTGCAGGAGCTGGGATAA
- a CDS encoding YciI family protein — protein sequence MKYICLGYIEPNKFESLTESERNAMVDECFTYDDELRAKGHFAGGEALQPPQTAATLRWQDGQVAITDGPYAETKEQIGGILILEARDLNHAIQIMSKHPGVKAGPFEIRPAADLSEMVKASEKRRGGG from the coding sequence ATGAAATACATTTGCCTTGGATACATTGAGCCGAACAAGTTCGAGAGCCTGACGGAGAGCGAACGCAATGCGATGGTCGATGAATGCTTCACCTACGACGATGAACTGCGAGCAAAGGGGCACTTTGCCGGAGGCGAAGCCCTACAGCCTCCCCAAACCGCCGCGACCCTTCGCTGGCAGGATGGCCAGGTCGCCATCACTGATGGTCCCTATGCTGAAACGAAGGAACAAATCGGTGGCATTCTCATCCTCGAGGCGCGGGATCTGAATCACGCTATCCAGATCATGTCAAAACACCCTGGTGTGAAAGCCGGCCCCTTCGAAATCCGCCCCGCCGCGGATCTGAGTGAGATGGTGAAGGCGAGTGAGAAGCGGCGGGGTGGGGGCTGA
- a CDS encoding YciI family protein: MRFLMMMIPRGYQPDTPASERQEDGFEPTAEEMAPMGKFNDEMEAAGVLLTVDGLHPLSRGARVTFPGGNATVTDGPFIETKEVVGGFWIIQVKSKQEAVDWARRCPALNGDVIELREIWEMEDLPEEVQKAAAEKKK; this comes from the coding sequence ATGAGATTCCTGATGATGATGATTCCCCGCGGGTACCAACCCGACACGCCTGCATCCGAGCGGCAGGAGGATGGCTTTGAACCGACCGCCGAGGAGATGGCTCCCATGGGGAAATTCAACGATGAGATGGAAGCGGCCGGCGTGCTCCTCACGGTCGACGGTCTGCACCCGCTGTCGCGAGGCGCGCGTGTGACTTTCCCCGGCGGCAACGCGACAGTTACAGATGGACCATTCATCGAGACCAAGGAGGTCGTCGGCGGCTTCTGGATCATCCAGGTGAAGTCCAAGCAGGAAGCCGTGGACTGGGCCCGGCGCTGTCCCGCTCTGAATGGCGATGTGATCGAGCTTCGCGAGATCTGGGAGATGGAAGACCTGCCCGAGGAAGTGCAGAAGGCGGCCGCCGAAAAGAAGAAGTAA